In Rhodococcus qingshengii JCM 15477, the sequence AAGAACCAATGTCACGACGCACGCCGCGAGCGGCTGAAACAGAAGCACGAGCAAAGTTCCGACGTTCGGGGCCCGCGCAATGATCTCCCCGACCGCCGGATTGTCGGCCGTGGGGAAACGCAGTTTTGTCACGCCCGAACCCACGAGTGCCATCAGTCCGGTACCTGCCACTGAACCGACTATCAACCCGCCCAGGGCATAAGGACCTCGACTCAGGCGTGCCAACCAGGCCGCCACCGCCGACAGCACACCGACGATCAGTGCCAGCCAGATGAACACGGCGCTCGCGTCGAACTGATGAAGGCTCTCACCCGTCAACGCGACGCCGCGCCCCTCGGACACCACCAACAGGTGCTCGGCCGGAGCCAAGAACGCCCACAGCACACCGACGAGCACGCTCACGCCCGCAATGGTTGCGGCGATCACGATCGCGGTGCGCAGACGAATCTGCCGAAGAGAGATCACACAGAGTGACGCTACCTGCGGGCGACGTCGATCGAGTCGACGACACCGTGTCGGGAGCATTTCGCCCACCATCCGTCAGGGCTGACCTGAACGATCATGCGGCGCCCGCACTGCTCGCAGAAGCGAGGAGGCTCGAGCCCCATCGACGCCGCAGTCGGCGTCGGATCGTCGACGCCGTCGACGATCCGACGCCCGGTGAACGGGTTGTACCGCTCCTCGGTCACCGGAGTGCTCACAGAGTGTCGTTCAG encodes:
- a CDS encoding DUF2567 domain-containing protein, with amino-acid sequence MISLRQIRLRTAIVIAATIAGVSVLVGVLWAFLAPAEHLLVVSEGRGVALTGESLHQFDASAVFIWLALIVGVLSAVAAWLARLSRGPYALGGLIVGSVAGTGLMALVGSGVTKLRFPTADNPAVGEIIARAPNVGTLLVLLFQPLAACVVTLVLAVLNPYDDLGVGDHPESGDPESGDPATDTEQAEVESQPKLP